From the Brassica napus cultivar Da-Ae chromosome A8, Da-Ae, whole genome shotgun sequence genome, one window contains:
- the LOC106405356 gene encoding uncharacterized WD repeat-containing protein C17D11.16 translates to MFLFVIYFPFNVCIGCFTFCFYLFRMITAFSWVPKGAAKAISDRAELPSKEEIEKLKETCDQVYSEDEEDNTEDEKENGEVAHAKTVAEAFGKSSSSKNASSSIEVDELNHDFIKELDMDNYDEEDDRIEIFSSGNGGLYYASNEMDPYLMNHDDSDDSDEDEDQTILPTKSMIVCAKTDDNDASYLDVCVCEETSNGYPNTYSRSRFELPTAPLCTAWLDCPLKGGEKGNFLAVGLYKKPMIEIWDLDVVYEVLPCVQLGGKEKGNYKEDSHTRSVLGLDWNKEFRNTLASSSADKKVKVWDVATEKCMITMEHHTKKVQAVAWNHYAPEVLLSGSFDQTVVLKDGRKPSHSGFKWSVMSKVESLAWDPHSEHSFVVSLKNGTVKGFDVRQASNSASDLKPSFTLQAHHKPATCISYNISAPNLLATGSMDKTVKLWDLSDNKPSCIASHIPNAGSLFSIDFSPDNPFLLAIGGTRGDPKVWDTLSDTNVSRRYGSSRARP, encoded by the exons ATGTTCTTGTTTGTTATCTATTTTCCGTTTAATGTTTGCATTGGttgttttacattttgtttttaCCTTTTCAGAATGATAACTGCATTTTCATGGGTACCAAAAGGGGCTGCAAAGGCCATATCTGATCGTGCTGAACTTCCTTCTAAGGAGGAAATCGAAAAGCTCAAAGAGACTTGTGATCAAGTTTACAGTGAGGACGAAGAAGACAATACTGAGGATGAAAAAGAGAATGGTGAAGTTGCTCACGCGAAAACTGTAGCAGAAGCTTTTGGAAAATCTTCCAGTAGCAAGAATGCTTCTTCTTCAATTGAGGTTGATGAGTTAAATCATGATTTTATAAAAGAACTCGACATGGATAATTacgatgaagaagatgata GAATTGAAATTTTTAGCTCCGGCAATGGAGGTCTTTATTATGCGAGCAATGAGATGGATCCATATCTCATGAATCATGAT GATAGTGATGACTCAGATGAAGATGAGGACCAGACAATCTTACCAACCAAGTCAATGATTGTCTGCGCTAAGACCGACGACAATGATGCTAGCTATCTTGAT GTTTGTGTATGCGAGGAAACATCGAATGGTTACCCAAATACTTATAGTCGTAGTAGATTTGAATTGCCAACAGCTCCGTTGTGTACTGCTTGGCTTGATTGTCCACTTAAAGGAGGAGAAAAAG GAAATTTCTTAGCTGTTGGTTTGTATAAGAAGCCCATGATAGAGATATGGGATCTTGACGTTGTAT ACGAGGTGTTACCTTGTGTACAACTAGGAGGAAAAGAGAAAGGG AATTACAAAGAAGATAGCCACACTAGATCAGTTCTTGGTCTTGATTGGAATAAGGAGTTTCG aaacactcTTGCTAGTTCTAGTGCTGACAAAAAGGTTAAAGTTTGGGATGTGGCTACTGAAAAGTGTATGATTACTATGGAGCATCACACAAAGAAG GTTCAAGCGGTTGCTTGGAATCATTATGCTCCAGAAGTGCTTCTTAGTGGGTCGTTTGACCAGACTGTTGTATTG AAAGACGGAAGAAAGCCTTCACACTCGGGTTTCAAATGGTCAGTCATGTCCAAAGTAGAAAGCTTGGCCTGGGATCCACACAGTGAACATTCCTTTGTG GTAAGTCTTAAAAATGGAACTGTAAAGGGTTTCGATGTACGTCAAGCCTCAAATTCAGCGTCTGATTTAAAACCAAGTTTCACTCTCCAAGCACATCACAAACCAGCCACCTGCATCTCATACAACATTTCAGCGCCTAAT CTTTTGGCAACGGGATCTATGGATAAAACGGTCAAGCTTTGGGATCTTTCAGACAACAAGCCTTCATGCATTGCTTCTCACATACCAAACGCT GGAAGCTTATTTTCCATTGATTTCTCTCCGGATAACCCTTTCTTGCTCGCTATCGGCGGCACAAGGGGGGATCCAAAAGTTTGGGACACACTTTCTGACACAAATGTCTCCCGTAGATACGGAAGCAGCCGAGCCCGACCATAA
- the LOC106419592 gene encoding uncharacterized WD repeat-containing protein C17D11.16-like: MEVDDVAAGMKELDMDNYDEEDDGIELFSSGRGDLYYPSNELDPYLKDAADDDDDEEDIDDTTIKPTDSVIICARNEDEVSHLEVYVYEESSDGSPNMYVHHHIIIPEFPLCTAWMDCPLKGGDKGNFVAVGSKETPTIEIWDLDVRDEVLPCVQLGGVEEMGIIKKKKSKKQKYKEGSHTDSVLGLAWNKEFRNILASGSADKKVKVWDVATGTCKITMEHHTKEVQAVAWNHYAPEVLLSGSFDQTVVLKDGRQPSHSGFKWSVMSDVESLAWDPHCEHAFVVSLEDGTVKGFDIRAAQSGSDSDLKPSFTIQAHDQDKGVSSISYNLSAPNLLATGSMDKTVKLWDLSNNEPSCIASHKPKAGAVFSISFSVDNPFLLAIGGSKGELHVWDTLLDANVSRKYGSKQS; encoded by the exons ATGGAGGTTGATGATGTAGCAGCTGGAATGAAAGAACTCGACATGGATAATTACGATGAAGAGGATGATG GCATTGAACTCTTCAGCTCTGGGCGTGGGGATCTTTATTATCCGAGTAATGAGTTGGATCCTTATCTCAAGGATGCTGCT gatgatgatgatgatgaagaggatatTGATGATACGACAATCAAGCCAACAGATTCAGTGATTATCTGCGCTAGGAATGAAGATGAAGTCAGCCATTtagag GTTTATGTGTACGAGGAATCATCTGATGGCTCTCCAAACATGTATGTTCATCATCACATTATTATACcggagtttcccttgtgtactgcATGGATGGATTGTCCTCTTAAAGGAGGTGACAAAG GGAATTTTGTAGCTGTTGGCTCAAAGGAAACGCCGACAATAGAGATATGGGATCTTGATGTT AGGGACGAGGTGCTACCTTGTGTACAACTGGGAGGAGTAGAGGAGATGGGGATtattaagaaaaagaagagtaagaagcag AAATATAAAGAAG GTAGCCACACTGATTCAGTACTTGGTCTTGCTTGGAACAAGGAGTTTCG GAATATACTTGCTAGTGGTAGTGCCGACAAAAAGGTTAAGGTTTGGGATGTGGCTACTGGAACATGCAAGATTACAATGGAGCATCACACAAAAGAG GTTCAAGCGGTTGCTTGGAATCATTATGCTCCAGAGGTGCTTCTGAGTGGGTCGTTTGATCAGACTGTTGTATTG AAAGACGGAAGACAACCTTCACACTCGGGTTTCAAATGGTCAGTCATGTCTGACGTCGAAAGCTTAGCTTGGGATCCCCACTGTGAACACGCCTTTGTG GTAAGTCTTGAGGATGGAACCGTGAAAGGTTTTGATATACGTGCTGCACAGTCAGGTTCAGATTCTGATTTAAAGCCAAGTTTCACTATCCAAGCACATGACCAAGACAAAGGAGTCTCCTCCATCTCATACAACCTTTCTGCACCCAAT CTTTTGGCTACGGGTTCTATGGATAAAACTGTAAAACTTTGGGATCTTTCAAACAATGAGCCTTCATGCATTGCTTCACACAAACCAAAAGCT GGAGCTGTATTCTCCATTTCATTCTCAGTGGACAACCCTTTCTTGCTTGCTATTGGTGGCTCAAAGGGAGAACTACAT GTTTGGGACACACTGTTGGACGCTAATGTCTCTCGCAAGTATGGAAGCAAACAATCTTGA